A genomic segment from Glycine soja cultivar W05 chromosome 18, ASM419377v2, whole genome shotgun sequence encodes:
- the LOC114397312 gene encoding putative lipid-transfer protein DIR1, which produces MAQSSCKTLVQWLVAALLIALLGGAQAVAICNIDSSQLNLCRAAVTGQNPPPPDEKCCAVVRQANLRCLCSYKSTLPSFGINPKNALALPGKCGLQWPPNC; this is translated from the coding sequence ATGGCACAGTCTAGTTGCAAAACTTTGGTGCAGTGGTTGGTAGCAGCATTGCTCATTGCCTTGTTGGGTGGTGCACAAGCTGTTGCAATATGTAACATAGACTCAAGTCAATTAAACTTGTGTCGTGCTGCAGTTACTGGTCAAAACCCTCCACCACCGGATGAGAAATGTTGTGCAGTTGTTCGCCAAGCCAATTTGCGTTGCCTCTGCAGTTACAAGTCTACCCTACCTTCATTTGGAATAAACCCCAAAAATGCTTTGGCCTTGCCTGGTAAATGTGGTCTGCAATGGCCTCCTAATTGTTGA